One genomic segment of Choristoneura fumiferana chromosome Z, NRCan_CFum_1, whole genome shotgun sequence includes these proteins:
- the LOC141440321 gene encoding uncharacterized protein, with protein sequence MDEVAELLQTWELPELIPVFTEQRITIQALSALTPGDVKDLIPQAGPRVLFTRCWDTWKNEFLPAVLNNVSFSAFDLSNIELDYSGPGPSDPKPKECILVTQKENTPPSQETVLVLETQSGQLEKLLNDSRDKFFIDI encoded by the exons ATGGATGAAGTAGCTGAGCTCCTACAAACGTGGGAGCTTCCTGAACTGATTCCTGTATTTACCG AACAGCGGATTACTATACAGGCATTATCAGCCTTGACCCCGGGTGATGTCAAAGATTTGATTCCCCAGGCAGGACCACGGGTCCTATTCACAAGGTGCTGGGATACCTGGAAAAATGAATTTTTGCCAGCGGTCTTAAACAATGTATCATTTTCA GCCTTTGATTTATCAAATATAGAGTTAGACTACTCTGGCCCTGGCCCCAGTGACCCAAAACCTAAAGAGTGTATACTAGTGacacaaaaagaaaatactCCCCCGAGTCAAGAAACAGTGCTGGTGTTAGAAACTCAGAGCggg CAACTGGAAAAATTGCTCAATGATTCACGAGACAAGTTCTTTATTGATATATAA